AAAGCTAGCTCAAGAGGTAAGGATTACCTCACACTTATAAGGAATATCAAGCTTTTAATTTTAGACAATGTGAGACTTAATACCCCTCTCATGCTCAGCGTGAAATTTGAGAATGACTTGAATTTGTTGTGGTGTGAGGGTGGCccaataacaaattttttttttaaactttttgcTTTGATACCATATAAGAAATTAAGTGGACCTAACTTCCAGCAAAAGCTAGCTCAAGAGGTAAGGCTTGCCTCACACTTAAAAGAACTATCGGGCTTAATTTTAGACAATGTGGGACTTAATAATTCAATGTCAGAAGcttcataattttaaaaaggtaaAAAGAAGAGTATGTGTATCTAAACAATGAAAGCAACCAAATGCCTTCACTATATGAATTAAGTCATTAAAACCTGAGCCATTATCTCTAGCTGTTGGACTACCTTTTGTTTGATCAATTGCCTTATCAGACCTTCAACAAAAATTTGGTTCTACTacaaccccccccccccccccccccaaaaaacaacaatcaaaacaacattaataataaaaaggaaacTCCTTTCTCTTCTAAGAATAGGTGCTGCCCTAATCCTAACTTTCAAACGCTACAGCTGAAGTGTATGTAAATGCGAGCAGCGAGTAATACATGTAAAAGTAAGCAAGTTAGGTTTCATACTTGTAGATGGAATCACCACCAGTGCCTGTTCCTGTGGGATCGCCAGTCTGAGCAGTGAAATCCTTCTGAACAGTGTGAAATAGACAGCCATTATAGTACTTAATCCTGtaacaacaaaataaacaaCAACTGTAAGGTACTAAAAACTAGTAAACTATCGAGTATAGAGTTCTAGAAGTTACAGAGACGTGGGACTGACTTGCAGAGCTTGAGGAAGTTCTTGCAGGTGAGGGGGCACTTGTCGGTATGTAAATCAACGACAATGTCCCCTAAGCTTGTCACGATCAGCACTGACATCTTACTTACTATTATGCACTCAGTGCTTAATGCAACTAACTGAACAAGTATTATATTATGATTAAACACCTGAAATACCAACCTCAGAGTAATCAGAATGAGAAGAAACCCAATTCTCAGAGAAGCAAGCTTTATGAGTTGTTTAGGCCTTAAATAGAGGTGGGAATCATCAGAGAACAGAAGAAAGCAGCAACAGTTTCCCAAATGGGACGGTCAAGGAtaaccaaaagaaaaagaaaaataaaaacactgggatttcaatttcaatatcaACAACAGAGGCTATGGCCAACTTATAGTGTTTAGTGTTGCAAATAATTTGTTAGCCTAAATTACAATATACTTTATTCAATCTTCCTGCCATTACTTAGCAGTCGAACTTCAGTAATCTATTGACTATTTTAGCTCAAATCAACAACAAGCAAATGATTAAATAGTTGGAATACTAAAAAGATAAAATCAAGTCATATCTATTTTCAAGCAATCTGATCTCACCAGAAAATGAATAAGTTGGGAAAATAGAAGAATCACGACGAAACAAAAGCGGAGGGGAGGGGGGaagaaaaaacgaaaataaGACGGACACAGACCTTGAACTGAAGCCACGGTGGCTAACGACTTCACGGCGAGTTCACTGAGGACGTGCGGTGTGCGACGGTGGAGGGAGATGCGAGCGAGAAGAACCTAGGCCGCATCTAGATAGTAGAGTTTGGAGTTGGGCCCAACTCAAGGCCCAATTTTGAGGTTTGGTTAATTGTCGGCCCAATTTTGAGGCTTCCTTCATCCATGTCAACAAAAAAACACATGTAATTACCCATTGTACAAAAATAAGTTGTAATTACTAATTATCCTACCAGAAAATGTCAACATGTAATTGCAAACCTATAAACACATATCTGAGATTTGGTACAAATAGAGGATTTAAGGAGTGAAAAATAGGACACCCAAGATCTTGGTCTAGTCGTGATCTTTTATATTTTGCAAGGAGTACACTTGGGTTTAAAATTTGGCCAGGTAGTAGATAAAATCCTTAATATTGTGTGTGGAAGTGTGGATGAGTTTGTAATGCTTAAGATTGAGGACAGTCCAAActatctaattaaaaaaaagagtgaAAAATAAGTACTCTTTCTTGTGTGTGAGTGTTGCCCACATTTTtacttgaattgaattgataatcaATCATATCAACCTCAAACTTTGTTTTCCGTATACATGGCAGGTTAGCGTGAACAAATCTAAATAACAAATAAAGGCAACCTTTCTTGGCTGAGAATGGTAGTAAGATGAATCACAATTCCCCAAGAGAAATACAATTCGTAATGCATAATGCACAGAATCTCAATACAACTTCcgccttttttttgttttagagATGCAAGTTGAAGTCAGTTTCCTTTGAGCTTCAGATTCAGAGGCACCACTTCATGACATTTAACACTTCAATTAGTTCtgataacaaattattttcagtGTCCTTAATATCAAAATGGGGGAAGCTGCAGCAAAGTAATTAAGTTTCAGAAGAAGCTGAGTCAAATAATTGTTGAAGTATGATATTCTTAAAAGAGAACTTGAAAGTTTTAATACATCATCTGCTATGATCATGTTCACGTGTTTCTTCAGATACCTTACTGCTTGCTACTTACATGTATATAGTTCTAATCAATCTTGGCTATTTATTATGGACTTTGTATCTATCTATCTTTCTTTATTGCCAATAATGGCAACAAGTTCTATAATTGCCATTCCCATCATATACCATGTAGCTGCTGCCAGTATATACTGCATCCAGGGACTGTTAACAATTTCCAAAGCCAGATTACCACCTATGTGTTGTTTCAGCTCAGGAACTGACTCTGCTTCATGTAATCGAACCGTAGCTACCGCGATCAATGCAGTAACAATTGGAAATCCCCATCTGATTGGGCTATTTTGGTTCTCATATTCATTCTTTCCCTTGATAGCTGAAGGCTTCTCAGCTGGCCTTGGAGGAGTAGCAGTTTTTGTAGTTGAAGACGGAAGAGCATATGTTGATGGGGCCCAATACTCTTCAGGACGGTGGCAAGCTTGTGGAATTTGATCCCTCAGTTTCTTCCTTGCAGCCGCATCTCTAAGCTTCCCGATATCCGGTTCTGGTAATTGATATGTGACTCTTGTCATGTTTTTTTCAGAGCTTCCACATGCGCTGGGTGATTGCCAGTATAACCAATTGGAAATTGATCTTATTGCCTGAATTGCTGACATTCTTGATTCTCTTTGGAGGTCTGTTTCCTGAATACAAGCATTTAAATCAAAACATGTTGTTACTATGAAGCCCAGCCCTGATTACATGTCAAAGTACTAACCTTTGAACACTTGGAAGCTTTATCCATCGTTTCCTGGAACCTTTTTTGAAACTTGTCCACATCCACGAATATGTTGGAGACACGAACGCCAGCTGCGTTACCTGCGCCTACTCTTACGTTGCCACGCGGTTGCTTGGACATCAAGAACTCCAGAGCTGCAAGGTTGGACCTCTCAACTAGCCTATGAATGAATCATAACTCAGCAATTCTCTGAACATTCAAAAAGTGGGAATAGAAATAGCATAGAGGTCAGAGGAGATATACTTACGAAAT
This sequence is a window from Arachis stenosperma cultivar V10309 chromosome 10, arast.V10309.gnm1.PFL2, whole genome shotgun sequence. Protein-coding genes within it:
- the LOC130954572 gene encoding chaperone protein dnaJ C76, chloroplastic, encoding MAMSAAASTWLIPCMARTHGEQLKLHNKYSSSSSSRHSRIRCNCKASSWMTSELDLYDLLGIDNTSGQSEVKTAYRSLQKRCHPDIAGPAGHDMSIILNQAYAILSDPNARLSYDREQAKISEFKGFTGRPLYSVWRGSQTEQRAIFVDEIKCVGCLKCALLANNTFAIESVYGRARVVAQWADSHHKIQDAIDSCPVNCISLVERSNLAALEFLMSKQPRGNVRVGAGNAAGVRVSNIFVDVDKFQKRFQETMDKASKCSKETDLQRESRMSAIQAIRSISNWLYWQSPSACGSSEKNMTRVTYQLPEPDIGKLRDAAARKKLRDQIPQACHRPEEYWAPSTYALPSSTTKTATPPRPAEKPSAIKGKNEYENQNSPIRWGFPIVTALIAVATVRLHEAESVPELKQHIGGNLALEIVNSPWMQYILAAATWYMMGMAIIELVAIIGNKER